A region from the Coffea eugenioides isolate CCC68of chromosome 9, Ceug_1.0, whole genome shotgun sequence genome encodes:
- the LOC113783798 gene encoding probable purine permease 10, translating into MEEARKQPSCTTSTEAKEILPTENMKTPLQSNARWLRTYKWWFQVAIYILFLLSGQAVGTLLGRLYFDKGGNSTWLATLTLTMGFPMLLPFLFHSSLQNHNADYSRVQQPSVLVLTSIYVFLGLCTAGDSVLYSLGLKYLPVSTYSLICASQLAFNAVFAFFLNAQKLTFFIINSLVLLTISSIILVIHKDTEDSSNNSKNKYTLGIICTVAASALYAFVLSFTELMFQKILKSKTFRVIIDLTFYESLVATLAIVVGLFASGEWKSLKSEMQDFRLGKVSYIMTFLWTGISWQVFNIGCNGLIFKVSSLFSNVISVVGLPVDPVLAVVVFHDKVTAAKVVSLLLALWGFMSYAYQQYLDDLKAKAKRKCPREVTEDSITEI; encoded by the exons atggaggaagctcgaAAACAGCCTTCATGCACCACAA GTACGGAAGCTAAAGAGATATTGCCAACTGAAAATATGAAAACTCCCTTGCAGTCAAATGCACGTTGGCTTAGAACGTACAAATGGTGGTTTCAAGTGGCCATCTACATATTATTTCTCCTCTCTGGCCAGGCCGTTGGTACTCTTTTGGGCAGATTATACTTTGATAAGGGCGGAAACAGTACGTGGTTAGCAACATTGACACTAACTATGGGCTTCCCCATGCTCCTACCCTTCCTCTTCCATTCTTCCTTACAGAATCATAATGCAGATTATAGTAGAGTCCAACAGCCTTCCGTTCTTGTCCTTACTTCAATTTATGTCTTTCTTGGGCTGTGTACAGCTGGGGATTCCGTGTTATACTCACTTGGCCTAAAATACCTTCCAGTCTCGACTTATTCTCTGATATGTGCAAGCCAATTAGCATTCAACGCTGTTTTTGCATTTTTCCTGAATGCACAGAAGCTTACCTTTTTCATAATAAactctcttgtattgctaaccATTTCTTCCATAATCCTGGTAATCCACAAGGATACTGAAGATTCCAGTAACAACTCCAAGAACAAATACACATTAGGCATTATATGCACGGTTGCTGCATCTGCTCTATATGCATTTGTGCTTTCATTCACTGAACTCATGTTTCAGAAGATACTTAAAAGTAAAACTTTCAGAGTCATTATTGATCTCACATTCTACGAGTCCTTAGTTGCAACACTTGCAATCGTAGTGGGGCTTTTTGCGAGTGGAGAATGGAAGAGTTTGAAATCAGAGATGCAGGATTTTAGACTGGGGAAAGTGTCGTATATCATGACTTTTCTTTGGACTGGGATATCATGGCAGGTTTTCAACATCGGTTGCAATGGACTGATTTTCAAGGTCTCTTCCCTGTTCTCCAATGTCATTAGTGTTGTAGGCTTGCCAGTTGATCCAGTTCTAGCTGTGGTAGTTTTCCACGACAAGGTGACTGCTGCCAAAGTAGTATCCCTCCTGCTAGCCCTGTGGGGATTTATGTCTTATGCCTATCAGCAATATCTTGATGATCTGAAGGCCAAGGCCAAAAGAAAGTGTCCGAGGGAAGTTACAGAAGATTCGATCACAGAAATATAA